The DNA region TCGGTGGCCGCGGCCAGCCCGAAGAGCCTCGCCTCGGCAGCGAGCCCGTCGGCCAGCGGGCGGTCGAGGCCATCGGCAATCGCCTCGCGCGCGTACCGGAGCGCGAGCGGCGCACGCGCGGCAAGTTGGTCGGCCAGCGCCTGCGCCTCGTCCATAAGCGCAGCCGCCGGCACCGACCGCAGCACGATGCCGAGGCGCACGGCCTCGTCAGCCGACACCTGGCGCCCGGTGAGGATCAACTCGAGCGCCTGCTGCCGCCCGATGGCACGCGCGAGGCGCTGCGTACCACCGAACCCCGGGATGAGCCCGAGCGAGGTCTCCGGCAGGCCCAGGCGGGCCGTGTCGGCCATCAACCGGAACGTGCACGCCAGCGCCAGTTCGCACCCGCCGCCGAGGGCGTAGCCGTTGATCGCCGCGATGGTCGGGACCGGCATGCTCTCGAGCCGGTCGAACACGGCCTGCCCGGCCCGCGCATACGCTGCCGCGGCGTCCGCCGTGAACCCGTCGAACTCCGCGATGTCGGCCCCGGCCACGAAGGCCTTGGGCCCGGCCCCGGTCACGATCAGCACCCGCAGCGCAGCCTCGTCGGCAAGCGC from Luteitalea sp. TBR-22 includes:
- a CDS encoding enoyl-CoA hydratase/isomerase family protein, which encodes MSDQYLDLTGTGAVRVLTITRPEKLNALNRATLAALRARLDALADEAALRVLIVTGAGPKAFVAGADIAEFDGFTADAAAAYARAGQAVFDRLESMPVPTIAAINGYALGGGCELALACTFRLMADTARLGLPETSLGLIPGFGGTQRLARAIGRQQALELILTGRQVSADEAVRLGIVLRSVPAAALMDEAQALADQLAARAPLALRYAREAIADGLDRPLADGLAAEARLFGLAAATEDMREGVRAFLEKRPATFTGR